In Chitinibacter sp. FCG-7, the genomic stretch CATTTGCTCGCGCCTCAGACCGCGCGGATAGCCCTTGCCGTCCATGCGCTCATGATGCCCGCCTGCGTATTCGGGGACGTTTTTCAGGTGCGCGGGCCAAGGCAGCGCTTCGAGCATCTGGATGGTGATTTCAATATGCCGGTTGATAATGTCGCGCTCGGCAGCCGTCAGGGTGCCTTTGCGGATTGACAGATTTTCCTGCTCGTTAGCCGATAAAAAATTCTGCGCCGTGCTCGCCAGAGCAGGCTGCCAGCTGCGCGTGGCAATCGCCGCAATCCGCGCAATATCTTCATCGGGCAGCATTTCACCACCCTTGTTCACCGCACGGATAAAATCGCGATCAGCTAGCAGATCCTGGCGCTCCTGCTCGTAGCGCTCGGCGGTGATCACTCCGCGCAGCAAGGCGATTTCCAGATCGCGCAGCAGCACTTCAAAGCGCGTATCGATCAGCTCGATCCGGTCAAAAATGGTTTGTAATTTGGTGGCTTTATCGACCACATGCACCGGCGTGGTGATTTTGCCGCAGTCGTGGAGCAAGCCTGCAATTTTCAACTCATAACGATCGCGTTCGGTCATTGAAAATGAGGCCAATTCGCCCGTTGTACAGCGGTTGACTGCATCAGCGAGCATCATGGTCAGCTCGGGCACGCGCTGACAGTGGCCGCCGGTGTAGGGCGATTTGTCGTCAATCGCCAGATTGATCAGATTGATAAACCCTTCAAAGAGTTTCTGCAGCGATAAAATCAGCCGCCGATTGGTGAGCGCAATCGCCGCTTGCGACGCCAGCGACTCGACCAGATGCTGATCATTGAGGGTAAAAGCCTCAATTTCATGCTGATCATTCAGGGCATTGATCAGCTGCAACACGCCAATAATGCGCCCTTCATGGTCGCGCATCGGCACCGACAGGAACGATTTGGAATGATAGCCCGAGTGCTGATCAAAACGGCGAGTGCCCGAAAAATCATAGTCCGCACTGGTATAGGCATCGACAATATTG encodes the following:
- a CDS encoding HD domain-containing phosphohydrolase encodes the protein MNEQELQQRLNKLNAIGVALSGETQIKRLVESILVAATDLVRADAGTLYLLKDNALHFEILLNTTLGLAQGGTSGIPVTLPPVPLTLADGRPNLANVVACAVNQNCTINIVDAYTSADYDFSGTRRFDQHSGYHSKSFLSVPMRDHEGRIIGVLQLINALNDQHEIEAFTLNDQHLVESLASQAAIALTNRRLILSLQKLFEGFINLINLAIDDKSPYTGGHCQRVPELTMMLADAVNRCTTGELASFSMTERDRYELKIAGLLHDCGKITTPVHVVDKATKLQTIFDRIELIDTRFEVLLRDLEIALLRGVITAERYEQERQDLLADRDFIRAVNKGGEMLPDEDIARIAAIATRSWQPALASTAQNFLSANEQENLSIRKGTLTAAERDIINRHIEITIQMLEALPWPAHLKNVPEYAGGHHERMDGKGYPRGLRREQMSVQARIMGIADVFEALTARDRPYKDGMKLSVALKILTRMACEQHVDKELLKIFLRERVWFDYATRFLNQSQVDEVDIAALLAQLEA